One window of the Natronomonas marina genome contains the following:
- a CDS encoding ester cyclase — protein MSETEHIETIRASVSRHNDPETREQYLDDYADEFELHGADADGLEELRAFYRRVWEAIPDLTVTVESVLADGDEVAVRYSWEGTHAVTGETVSLDDGLTWYRFEDGEIVERWVAPGTGATIRNIVEP, from the coding sequence ATGTCCGAAACGGAGCACATCGAGACGATACGAGCGTCGGTTTCTCGGCACAACGATCCCGAGACCCGCGAGCAGTACCTCGACGACTACGCCGACGAGTTCGAACTGCACGGCGCCGACGCCGACGGACTGGAGGAGTTGCGCGCCTTCTACCGGAGGGTGTGGGAGGCGATCCCGGACCTGACGGTCACCGTCGAGAGCGTGCTGGCCGACGGCGACGAGGTGGCCGTCCGGTACTCCTGGGAGGGGACCCACGCGGTGACCGGCGAGACGGTCTCGCTGGACGACGGTCTGACCTGGTACCGGTTCGAAGACGGCGAAATCGTCGAGCGGTGGGTGGCGCCGGGTACCGGAGCGACGATTCGGAACATCGTCGAGCCCTGA
- the mvk gene encoding mevalonate kinase: MTTSSAPGKVYLFGEHAVVYGEPAVPCAIERRARVTVEARADDRLQVQANDLTLDGFTVTWGGDADDRPDVDVPAPLVEAAMGYIDGAVEQAREAADAPEAGFDVTIESEIPLGAGLGSSAAVVVACIDAATRELGVELDAATIADRAFQVEYEVQDGEASRADTFCSAMGGAVHVQGDDCRRLTDVPNLPFVVGYDGGTGDTGELVAGVRALREEYGFAADTVAAIGDIVRRGKGALDEDDVEEVGRLMDFNHGLLSALGVSSRSLDAMVWAAREADALGAKLTGAGGGGCVVALDRTEQTLTALEYTPGCEEAFRAELDTDGVRAER; the protein is encoded by the coding sequence ATGACCACTTCGAGCGCCCCCGGGAAGGTCTACCTCTTCGGCGAACACGCCGTCGTGTACGGCGAACCGGCCGTGCCCTGTGCGATAGAGCGGCGGGCGCGGGTGACCGTCGAGGCCAGAGCGGACGACCGGCTTCAGGTCCAGGCGAACGACCTCACGCTCGACGGCTTCACCGTCACCTGGGGTGGCGACGCCGACGATCGCCCCGACGTGGACGTCCCGGCACCGCTGGTCGAGGCCGCGATGGGGTACATCGACGGCGCCGTCGAGCAGGCCCGCGAGGCCGCCGACGCTCCCGAGGCGGGCTTCGACGTCACCATCGAGAGCGAGATTCCGCTGGGCGCGGGGCTGGGCTCCTCGGCTGCGGTCGTCGTCGCCTGCATCGACGCCGCGACCAGGGAACTCGGCGTCGAACTCGACGCCGCGACGATAGCCGACCGCGCCTTTCAGGTCGAGTACGAGGTCCAGGACGGCGAGGCGTCGCGGGCGGACACGTTCTGCTCGGCGATGGGCGGTGCCGTTCACGTCCAGGGCGACGACTGCCGGCGGCTGACCGACGTGCCGAACCTGCCCTTCGTCGTCGGGTACGACGGCGGGACGGGCGACACGGGCGAACTCGTCGCCGGCGTCCGGGCGCTCAGAGAGGAGTACGGCTTCGCCGCCGACACCGTCGCGGCCATCGGTGACATCGTCCGCCGGGGGAAAGGAGCCCTCGACGAGGACGACGTCGAGGAGGTGGGCCGGCTGATGGACTTCAACCACGGCCTGCTGTCGGCACTCGGCGTCTCCTCGCGGTCGCTGGACGCGATGGTGTGGGCCGCGAGGGAGGCCGACGCGCTGGGCGCAAAACTCACCGGGGCCGGCGGCGGCGGCTGTGTCGTCGCCCTCGACCGGACCGAGCAGACGCTCACCGCCCTTGAGTACACGCCGGGCTGCGAGGAGGCGTTCCGGGCCGAACTCGACACCGACGGCGTCCGGGCCGAGCGATGA
- the eno gene encoding phosphopyruvate hydratase translates to MTLITEVRLRRILDSRGNPTVEAEVRTESGGFGRGAAPSGASTGEYEAVERPASEAITKARELAVPRLEGQVYAGDQRGVDSTLRAADGTDDFSEIGANSAVAISMAAAKAAADVLGAPLYQHLGGAFRGRDFPIPLGNVVGGGEHAADATHIQEFLAAPVGAPSVTDAVFANARVHGEVGDRLAERGIAAGKGDEGAWAPSIDDAEAFEIVDEAVETVADEVGFEVGFGLDVAGAELYEDGAYRYGDRTRSPDEQIAYVADLVDEYGLVYVEDPLDEDDYEGFAELTDRVGSETLVCGDDLFVTNTDRIEAGIEQGAANSVLVKPNQIGTLSDAFDAIELAVSNGYAPVVSHRSGETEDTTIAHLAVATDAPYVKTGAVGGERTAKLNELIRIEANA, encoded by the coding sequence ATGACGCTCATCACGGAGGTCCGGCTGCGCCGGATTCTCGACAGTCGCGGAAACCCGACGGTCGAGGCCGAGGTCAGGACCGAGAGCGGCGGCTTCGGCCGCGGCGCGGCCCCCTCCGGTGCGTCCACGGGCGAGTACGAGGCCGTCGAGCGGCCGGCGAGCGAGGCCATCACGAAGGCCCGCGAACTCGCCGTCCCCCGGCTCGAGGGGCAGGTGTACGCCGGCGACCAGCGCGGCGTCGACTCGACGCTGCGGGCGGCCGACGGCACCGACGACTTCTCGGAAATCGGCGCCAACTCGGCGGTCGCCATCTCGATGGCCGCCGCCAAGGCCGCCGCGGACGTGCTGGGTGCGCCGCTCTACCAGCACCTCGGCGGCGCGTTCCGGGGACGGGACTTCCCGATCCCGCTCGGGAACGTCGTCGGCGGTGGCGAGCACGCCGCCGACGCGACCCACATCCAGGAGTTCCTCGCCGCGCCGGTCGGCGCACCCTCCGTGACGGACGCGGTCTTCGCCAACGCCCGGGTCCACGGCGAGGTCGGCGACCGCCTCGCCGAGCGAGGGATCGCCGCCGGCAAGGGCGACGAGGGTGCGTGGGCCCCCTCCATCGACGACGCCGAGGCGTTCGAAATCGTCGACGAGGCCGTCGAGACGGTCGCCGACGAGGTCGGCTTCGAGGTCGGGTTCGGTCTCGACGTGGCCGGCGCCGAACTCTACGAGGACGGCGCCTACCGCTACGGCGACCGGACGCGGAGTCCCGACGAGCAGATAGCGTACGTCGCCGACCTCGTCGACGAGTACGGCCTCGTCTACGTGGAGGACCCCCTCGACGAGGACGACTACGAGGGGTTCGCCGAGTTGACCGACCGGGTCGGCTCGGAGACGCTGGTCTGTGGCGACGACCTGTTCGTCACCAACACGGACCGCATCGAGGCGGGCATCGAGCAGGGCGCGGCCAACAGCGTCCTGGTCAAGCCCAACCAGATCGGGACGCTGTCGGACGCCTTCGACGCCATCGAACTGGCCGTCTCGAACGGCTACGCTCCCGTCGTCTCCCACCGGAGCGGCGAGACGGAGGACACGACCATCGCACACCTCGCCGTCGCCACCGACGCCCCGTACGTCAAGACGGGCGCTGTCGGCGGCGAGCGCACCGCCAAGCTGAACGAACTCATCAGAATCGAGGCAAACGCATGA
- a CDS encoding NUDIX domain-containing protein, with product MSVELLRHVNALVADLAAEHGEIDLVGRRLDCDPDDRDALVETFESFGVVGGAGVRVRGDDGVLLVRYEDGDGWVDPGDARRPGESYRECANRALRDAAGVEADLTGLSQVHLLYMDDRTDRLAVPNPYLVFEGRRTDGPPAAGPGVAEVGWTESVPEEVVYEELAELSLSE from the coding sequence GTGTCCGTCGAGTTGCTCCGGCACGTCAACGCCCTCGTGGCCGACCTGGCCGCCGAACACGGCGAGATCGACCTCGTCGGCCGCCGTCTCGACTGCGACCCCGACGACCGCGACGCCCTCGTCGAGACGTTCGAGTCGTTCGGCGTCGTCGGCGGCGCGGGCGTCCGCGTTCGCGGCGACGACGGCGTCCTCCTCGTCCGCTACGAGGACGGCGACGGCTGGGTCGACCCCGGTGACGCCCGCCGGCCCGGGGAGTCCTACCGGGAGTGTGCCAACCGCGCGCTCCGGGATGCCGCTGGCGTCGAGGCCGACCTCACGGGGCTCTCGCAGGTCCACCTGCTCTACATGGACGACCGGACCGACCGGCTGGCCGTCCCGAACCCGTATCTCGTCTTCGAGGGTCGTCGGACGGACGGACCTCCCGCGGCCGGTCCCGGCGTCGCCGAGGTCGGGTGGACGGAGTCGGTTCCGGAGGAGGTCGTCTACGAGGAACTCGCGGAGCTATCGCTGTCGGAATGA
- the rpsB gene encoding 30S ribosomal protein S2 — protein MSDNEEGFDASELDEELDELEEELDEELDEEATAEEAAPTDDEQPAEADDDEADDAEPTDDEPAEEEPVLDEDVMPDDEADLLIPVEDYLAAGVHIGTQQKTKSMERFIHRVRTDGLYVLDVSTTDQRIRTAASFLANYQPEQILVASSRQYGRFPAEKFADAVGARARTGRFIPGTLTNPDYEGYIEPDVVVVTDPIGDSQAVKEAITVGIPVIAMCDSNNTTSNVDLVVPTNNKGRKALSVIYWLLANETLDRRGAEPGYALEDFETEL, from the coding sequence ATGAGCGACAACGAAGAGGGGTTCGACGCCTCCGAACTGGACGAGGAGCTCGACGAGCTCGAAGAGGAGCTCGACGAGGAACTCGACGAGGAGGCTACGGCCGAGGAGGCCGCCCCCACAGACGACGAACAGCCCGCCGAGGCCGACGACGACGAGGCCGACGACGCCGAACCGACCGACGACGAACCCGCCGAGGAGGAACCGGTCCTCGACGAGGACGTCATGCCGGACGACGAGGCGGACCTCCTCATCCCGGTCGAGGACTACCTGGCCGCCGGGGTCCACATCGGGACCCAGCAGAAGACGAAGTCCATGGAGCGGTTCATCCACCGCGTCCGGACGGACGGACTCTACGTGCTGGACGTCTCGACGACCGACCAGCGCATCCGGACGGCCGCGTCGTTCCTGGCGAACTACCAGCCCGAGCAGATCCTGGTGGCGTCGAGCCGCCAGTACGGTCGCTTCCCGGCCGAGAAGTTCGCCGACGCCGTCGGCGCCCGTGCCCGGACCGGCCGGTTCATTCCGGGGACGCTGACGAACCCCGACTACGAGGGCTACATCGAGCCCGACGTCGTCGTGGTCACCGACCCCATCGGGGATTCCCAGGCCGTCAAGGAGGCCATCACGGTCGGCATCCCCGTCATCGCGATGTGTGACTCCAACAACACGACGTCGAACGTCGACCTCGTGGTGCCGACGAACAACAAGGGGCGGAAGGCCCTCAGCGTCATCTACTGGCTCCTGGCCAACGAGACGCTGGACCGCCGCGGCGCCGAGCCCGGCTACGCCCTCGAGGACTTCGAGACCGAACTGTAG
- a CDS encoding isopentenyl phosphate kinase, giving the protein MTTVLKLGGSVLTEKDEPETVDEAALERAAAALAGRDDLVVVHGGGSFGHHHADRYGVSTTAGTHDAEAVRAIHGAMKRLNAAVVDALADVDVPPLPVHPMSAAHRDESGTLTLPTGQVRTMLAEGFVPVLHGDCVVHAGAGATVLSGDELVVAVADAVGADRVGVCSAVPGVYDESGDVVEHIDSFEAVADALGASEATDVSGGMAGKVRELLDLAAPAYVFDLDGLEAFLDGENPGTRID; this is encoded by the coding sequence ATGACGACGGTTCTGAAACTCGGGGGCAGCGTCCTCACCGAGAAGGACGAACCGGAGACGGTCGACGAGGCGGCCCTCGAGCGGGCCGCCGCGGCGCTGGCCGGACGCGATGACCTCGTCGTCGTCCACGGCGGCGGCAGTTTCGGCCACCACCACGCGGACCGCTACGGCGTCTCGACGACGGCGGGAACCCACGACGCCGAGGCGGTCCGTGCCATCCACGGCGCGATGAAACGGCTCAACGCCGCGGTCGTCGACGCGCTGGCCGACGTCGACGTGCCGCCACTGCCGGTCCACCCGATGTCGGCCGCCCACAGGGACGAATCGGGTACGTTGACGCTCCCGACCGGGCAGGTCCGCACGATGCTCGCCGAGGGGTTCGTCCCAGTCCTCCACGGCGATTGTGTGGTCCACGCCGGCGCGGGCGCGACGGTCCTCTCCGGTGACGAACTCGTCGTCGCGGTGGCCGACGCCGTGGGCGCCGACCGCGTCGGCGTCTGTTCTGCGGTCCCGGGCGTCTACGACGAGTCCGGCGACGTCGTCGAGCACATCGACTCCTTCGAGGCCGTCGCCGACGCCCTCGGCGCGAGCGAGGCGACAGACGTGAGCGGCGGCATGGCCGGGAAGGTGCGGGAACTGCTCGACCTCGCGGCACCAGCCTACGTGTTCGACCTCGACGGTCTCGAGGCGTTCCTCGACGGCGAGAACCCCGGGACGAGAATCGACTGA